From Rhopalosiphum padi isolate XX-2018 chromosome 2, ASM2088224v1, whole genome shotgun sequence:
AAACCTAGGTAAAtgaacgttttaaaaataaaagtaaatggcTTATTTAgctaatttaagtttatattataacctataaacACACAGTATTcagacaaataaaaattataagataagataaaatatgaacTGTATGGTTTCGTTTATATCCTTATATGGTTttcagtgtaaaaaaaaaaaaaacaaaaaaaaatatccctcGACTTGCTATGCAACACAACCTCAAGTAGATCACAGGGTAAGTTATGTCGTATATAATGTGCAGTGATTATACGTTTTGCGGCTCTCCTCAGTGCCATTGCTCTACTTCGCAAATCGAAAATATCCCTCCACTTGCTATGCAACGCCACTTCAAGTAGGTCTAAAAGACAGGGCTAAAAGACGATGACCATAATTTTGATAACAACGCCAAAAATTTAACCAATTACTCGATAACGacgtaaaatacaaaaactatgtattttaatgtatgaaaaaaaatacctagtggtcaacatttttattacctatatacaagAATGTATGGTTTTAGTTCCAGtgcaaaatatagttttatagttttatactgtATAGTCAGTCATTAATCTATGATAAATCCAAGAGacctttatattaataaatatatttaatatttatatttttaatatgtttataaattataatataaataatattaaaatatttagattataatattatattgtaatataatgaaGATAAGATTTTGTTTTTGCCATTACCTTTTCGTCCTATTcgattaataaattgaataataattataaaagtgaaATTAAACTACAGATTAACTTGCAGTCTGTATCGTTAAGTGGTTTACGTTATatagttgtaaatattaaaaataatatgtcgatcataaattttattgaaatatacgatatttttgaaaataaaacatctgGTCCAGCGTCTCTTAATGTACTTAAGCAGCTACAATAGTGGAATTTAATAGCACCTGACAACCAACTTACACGTGACCGTgggcataatttaaaattatgcgaAGATGTGAGATGTGTTGACGGATTTGCTTGGCGCTGTCGAATTACAAGcagccataaaaaaaaaaaaaaaaacaaaaatgtgacTTTACGCGGTCTATAAGAAAAGATACATTTATCACTATGCCAAATAGTCTCTTTTTCTTATTTATGGCTTGAAAATGTATCcttatcttttattaaaaaacaaataaaactatcACAACAATCCGCTGTTGACTGGGCATCATTCCACCGTGAAATCACTTATGATGCTATGATTACACAACACAAAAAAATTGGTaagtttttaaacttaaaaatgtatagatgtatttttttacaacagttataaaattaaaaataataataacatattaggaGCCAGGAGGACCCAATAAGATTGTCGAAATCGACGAATCGAAATTTGGCCGCCGAAAATACCACCGTGGACATCGTGTTGAAGGACAAGGATATTCGGCGGTGTAGAGAGGGATACAGGAAATGTTTTTTTGATTCCAGTAGAAAGACGTGACAAAGAAACTTTACTTAAAGCAATTAAAGATTGGATTCTACCGGGTACTACCATAATTAGTGACTGTTGGAAAGTAATTACAAAAACATTCATTGtagaaataaattgtgttttaccACTCAATAATTCgcttaaatttcaaattgtttaaagATATGACTGTTTAGAAGAAGAGGGATTTAAACACCTAACAGTGAATCATTCTATCGAATTTAAAAATCCGGAAACTGGGGCTCACACTAACAACGTGGAAGGAATGTAGCGTCACGCAAAGGCTTCATTATCCCAGTATTGTTGAAAGAAACGATTTTACGGGGGATATTTAGcgaaattcatgtttttgaaacgttgcaaaattctaaaattatatccgttaaaagatttttttatttatacaggaAAGCTGTATAATCCGTTAGACGCAATTGAGCATGACTACATTTTAGATGATCGGGTGTCAGATGAATCAGATTCCGATAGTGAATTatgctaaaattaaaattgttatatacaaatgtttaattactaaaaataaaaaaaatattatgattacaaattattttatactattttatatttttattgtttacaaaaattgaaactTCAAATAAATTCCcagtagaatatattttttattaaatcactgGTTTGACAGATATGTGTAAGTACGAGTGCTACGAcagttattattacgtattatattattatttaacctgtatcatattatatcaccaCTATGCGTGCGCAAAACATCGAAAATCGTGAACTTAACGTGGCtataactttaaaactaaagatttccgaaaaaaactttttgcgccatcatttttaaaacattaaaatacataggtttcaaaagaaaaatatcgAAATTTCGAGGGGGTGCTAAACTAGATTTAtacccaatataatattattttggttaaaaactttaaatttacaaCTGGAATATTTAGTTGTTACTTGTCACAAatcgcaataatattttaaaaaggaaTTGTCAACATATCAGCATGGACTGTCAGACAATAATgtcaacaaataacaatgtgTCTTGGTAGTAACGTTATCACTGTTATCAGTAATCAAATCAATTCATTACTACCaaggaatattataaaattgcttATAATCTCCTAAAAAAAGTAATGTCAGAGTCTGTCTCTTTTGCACATATGTTGgcttaaatatatttcactaaTGCGcggtctatatattataagtctatgATGGGATCACCCTTAGATCATATATGATCTAAATATGATCTAAGGTATCACCCAACTTCACAACCACGATTaccatcaataataaattaaagatcagaataaaaaaacctattaaacttttataaaacaagTTGTGTTAAGCtacttatattaattcattgtgtgtattttacatttttactgaataatcttatattataaaattgtaagtgACATTTTACTCATTACataagattttttaatataaaaaaaaaaaattttattatcatttttatgataaaaataaactattaaataattatgttggtAATGGTATTTAGGTTATGTTAAcgcttattataatgttatcaactttagaataataatataatattgaacgtttttaaagaaagttttacttattatagttatttgtaattttttacagttttatttcaataagagtttaaagttataattgttatttgataCCAAAAACGGCTGATCATGGAAACTTATGATGTTATTGTTAATCAGCCTGTCGTTATAGACAATGTAAGTACTCGTCATCATTATATgatttttgcataatattttatacaactatGAAAgcatgaacattttattaattatctttcTACCTACGTATTTTTCGTATAGGTAACAGgaaacgtgtattattattgtgtttcttTTGCGCTTGAATTGTTGTTCTTTGgaaaatttcatttttgatCATTTGCGTGTATTACTATTAgtgttttatattctataaaaacacttttgttaacccaaatttatttaaaatagttacttCACtggaaattattgaatattaaattggtatttccttatttatgtaaaatatttttgtaattatctaatattattataattatcaccaATTAGGTTTAAGCTTATGGACataaaagtatatacctatataacataaaactgTACTTGAACACaagactaaatttaaaatatttttaacataaaatgtatgataatatgatatttatacaaaattatatgtcTTGTACCCcaacaaatattatgttgtctaGTGGAAAttcagtaaataattttgattatttttctcTATTACTTAATATctcaatacttattattattattaacttttatattttatctttatttctttttattgtataaatacataaatatgttataatcttatttttatgtatctctaatattattcatttttttttttcaaatgtataccCTATGTTCTATGTGAATTGGACTAACgttcgttaaataaataaataactaaatttatgtCAAATTACTTctcaaatatagttaaattattttctgatgTTAACTCACCAAGATTAAATGAGTTTTGGAAACTTGTGAATTTTAGAATAAACCATTAACTAAATAAAGATCaggtttacatttattattcggCACATTAAATTATGCTTTAAAACTAAATGATATTTAGATTAAAGACAATTTAATcacacttatatttttatagattttaaaaagtttatttgaaCATAGTcagttgtttttataaaatgtattattaaataacaaacatatttatttatattttataattttggttagacatttttaatcaacatatgtcacttaaaatgttaattttaaggaactaagtttaattaaactataagtttataaatgtaacattcaaaatattatttttcatattttattctataaaatcttttataaaaaaaataataatataaagttaaaatatttttttaaatatttatcattgtacataaatataaaaaaaacattgtacgtTATACCTAGCAAACTTATACATAATTGttatcattcattttttatataaatgttaaataaaactaaaaattactcTATTGATTGAGGCTTACTAAAATTATGAGCTTATTTTAAGTAGTTGCttcacttatttttaaattatttgtacttataaattgtatttttgtaggGATCAGGTGCCATTAAAGCTGGATTTGCTGGGGAACAAACACCAAAATGTTGTTTTCCAAATTAGTATGTATTAATACAgcatagaattattataatcttacaCATATAagagtaatatatgtatatatttataaataaattattgtaccatAGTATTGGACGACCAAAGCATGTTAGAGTTATGGCTGGTGCTTTAGAAGGAGATACATTTATTGGACCAAAAGCAGAAGAACATCGTGGTTtgctatacataaaatatccTATAGAACATGGTATTGTAACTGATTGGAATGATATGGAGAGAATATGGCAATATATATATGGCAGTGATCAACTTCAAACATTTTCTGAAGAACATCCTGTACTTTTAACTGAAGCTCCTTTAAATCCACGACGAAATCGAGAAAAAGCTgcagaaatattttttgaaactttCAATGTTCCTGCATTTTATGTGTCAATTCAAGCAGTTCTTAGTTTGTATATAACAACAAATGTtaacaatattactaaatattaaaatttattttttttatttatagatatgctACTGGTCGTACTACTGGAGTTGTTTTAGATTCTGGCGACGGAATTACTCATACTGTTCCAATTTATGAAGGTTTTGCTATGAAGCATGGTATTATACGATTAGATTTAGCTGGCCGAGATATATCACGTTATctcaagtaattatatttatacaattaaaaaaaaaaaaaacttaatacatttaaattttatatttaggttaTTACTAAGAAAAGAAGGTTTAAATTTTTCAACATCTGCAGAATTTGAAGTAGTTAGAGCAATTAAAGAAAAAGCTTGTTATGTAGCTCTAAGTCCAGTTAAAGAAGAATCCTCTGATAGTAATGTGTATCAATATATGCTACCTGATGGTAACAAAGTTGATGTAAgtctatacttaattataattacatttttttttcatatttttatgtacttgcttttctttttaaattgatttacttatgtttgttttcaataatttatacaggGTATCCcatgaggatttacccattgcaatatctcctgaaataataggGATATCataactatgttttttttttatagactcaCAGAGACAAAGAGTAAagatttaatgttttggtaaaaaagttaaaaaaaatatttttttatttaatcattttcaaacaatttgaatatagaaatttttttagtttattttcctgaaaattttgatgatttaatatttaattttcattagcATCGTGGTCTTTTAGTCCTGGCTCAtaccaacattttaatatctccattatttcaggagatataataatagataaaaaattatatatattcatatatgttcattatatagtataagtatacaataattgGTATGattactatgtaataataaattaaaacacataaaatgtaaaatacaatttatattttaaattaaactaaatttttataaatgcttatggtataaaattaaaaatagttaatgttAGATTTTATAACTTAGCAATAAATGtacacaatttaatacaatttgacaaaaatacttttcaaaaatgaaaaaattttaacatttattaattattaatgtaataatcataatatacaaaacgctattacattttattcaactgaattttctttattgtttgattttataagaTTGGCCCAGCTCGTTTCCGTGCTCCAGAAGTGTTATTCCATCCAGATTTAATTGGTGAAGAATGTGAAGGCTTACATGAAGCATTAGTATATTCAATACAAAAATCAGATTTAGATGTacggaaaaaattatatcaaagtaTTGTACTAGCTGGAGGTTCAACTCTATTATCCgtgagtatataaaaaaaaaaaatgtaaatcaaatgtttttttatcaattgcattttttttcttagggATTTGGTGATAGGTTATTATCAGAAATTAAGAAACTAGCacctaaaaatatgaaattgaaggtaaatattattcaaaattgcttaaaaatcttaaatcaatattatatattattttattttacttttttgttaaGTTcattacagttatttatttatataaacaacagTGACAGATTGACAATACTTATGAACAGTATCATAGTTATcacaattaatttcaatattatggttattagtTCTGGGTTTTGTTgaggtattatttaatttgtggtCAATAGTGCAGGAGTATGGAGAGGAAATAcaagtataatgataataatatatatgtatatatattattatatttgttatttaatacgcATAACTTTTGCtttttttgattgtataatgtatagtagcGAATAGGAGATATTAGACGTGAATGattgctaaaatataaaatactttattgtacaatattgcacgtaaatatttaaagaaactaaaattaataatacattttagaaatttgatttatgtcttataatttataaaaatgatttaatacatacataataaaataaattgtttgttttactaaaataactaaaaaattgcaATCAAcagttttagaatattatattatacatcatatatgcGTTAAAATATTTGACTCGTAATATTGTCATTTTGCCCGagtaatattatctagataattattatctaatatgtaCAAGTTAAATCCCGGACGAAAAGTCCGGTGACAAAAAAAGTTGAACAAAAAGTCCGAATTCAGTTTTTATAgtcggacaaaaagtccgaaaggcgaaaatacaaaatattttatatattaatttaattaatatttattttaaaatttttaaaatgtacacattatacacatattatattattatattttttttttatctattttcttattttcatttataatcaagtatatatatatatatatatataatttattattcattttaataggtATGGTATCGGctaagtattattgtttattgtttatacatattataatactaagaaATAATACAGAATTCAACACATTAAACACAcacttaaaatacatttcaacaaacaatgaattttattttatttatacacacgtCAACTAAACTAAAACAtgtgtacaaacatttttaaatttttaaaataaatattagttataggtataaaatattttgtattttcggactttttgtccgacTATAAAAACTGAATCCGGACTTTTtgttcaactttttttaaaacactttttatCCATGGACTTTTTGACCAATATACAAGTTATGTTGATGTTGTCAAACCCCATAACAGTCGTtgttcatcaattttttttttaactattctttcaattatattattatcgtgtatacaaatattttaatataattgcataGAAAGGTTTATTTTTCGAAAACGTtctgtataatacataacggttatttgtttatttatcgtTCTCCGGTTATTGTCGTGTCAAAAATTCACTCCCGTATTGTTATCCGAAATGTACTAAATATTTCGGAACAACCTCTGCAGATGTTGGGGTTTTTGGAAATATGCAGAATTTATAAATTgacaacaaaattgtatttaaataaaagggtaaatggttttttttttaagattttggcGCCACAAGAACGTTTGTATACGACGTGGATCGGAGGTTCAATTCTGGCGTCGTTAGGCACATTCCGTCGGATGTGGGTGTCAAAACGAGAATTTTTTGAAGAAGGCTCACGAGTGATACACAGAAAGACTATGTAATCACCGCTGACCCGCTCACCTGCTACGTTAACGACCTTTTCGGTCAAGCGTCACGTCATCACTAGGTACACGGTCATAATTACCATACGCGAatctatcattatttatatcgtCTTTTCTAACTACGTCTCGTATAACTGAGAAGTATTCTATTCCATGTGGACGGTGTTAATACACAAACGCgtggttttttttctaatacggTTTAACTCGACTATTTTGTCATCCTTATTCGCGCGATGCCCAAACACCAATAAAGAAGCTCTTGTACAAATACTCATTTTTTGTCATCGGccaatttgttttcattatattattaatatttgtttcgcTTATTGATGTGTAtttaataacgattatatatacacatatatattatattgtagaattcatctttttttatgatattttaaatacttcacttctgtataaataaatatgatatagacGAGAGTCTATGTTGTATaagagtaatttttaatttacctatacatatttattgtttttcaaaattaatttaatatatcaacGACGTCACCGCAGTCTTAACAGTTTAGCGGGATCGGTTAATAGCGTctgtaaatatagtattatataattactaaattaaattaatttatttttgctattgaaataaaaaacaatatttattaaacattttcgttactatattatgtttatgtgaaAATACCAACTTTTACtacatataatgttaaataatcgaATCATCGCTGCCACAATTGATTGACAAAATTGGTATTAATTTGCCAAACATAAATACAGTTActtaacaaacaaacaaaactgcatttaaaatttatttttctatgttaACGAATCCATTTTATTTGCTCTTAATTCTTGAACATTACAATACTGTAATCCTATAGGCAATGGtgattatatatagtaaaatacttCTAAAAATAGACGATATTGTAAGGTtaggtattgaaaaaaatataggtgAGGCTTTGAATTAAAAGATTCTGAGTGgaaaaatgaatgtattgattttataatgatacatgttttattgtttttgttttcggTTCTTCATCACTTAGTTCTTCATTGCGATAattcctgaaataatggagatatcataattattggtttttttttaaaaagactcGTAGGGATAAGAaccataagtatttaatattttaatttaatttaatgttttggtaaaaaaattaaaagtatagccattttgtagagttttTCCTGAAAAGTTTGAcatttcaacaatttattttcattagcatcgaggtttttaatattttttttagctttgagaatatttttgtattattatacgggcACCCAGGCTCGACTCCACGGATCACATGCTCGATAACATTGTCACTTATatgataatgaaattaaataattcacaatttttctcgaaaatagaaaaaataaaattttgaaacgtcaaaaatatgtaatttatccaaaatatttgatttatttttatgccaataattattgtttagagcttagaattaagtttttaaaagattataatattttgtcttaaatttatttttgtgtaggtatatatttacacaTCAACGTCTGTAAACCGTGTTTGCAAGTCGCCTAAAGCCTAAAAAAATAACGTGTTGATGGTCAAtgtgaattatttatacttaatacatttttatgcttttattatttaaaaaaatcataagtcttcatatttttttgtaagaagtataattgataattttaaatttaaatttattattgatt
This genomic window contains:
- the LOC132920988 gene encoding beta-centractin — translated: METYDVIVNQPVVIDNGSGAIKAGFAGEQTPKCCFPNYIGRPKHVRVMAGALEGDTFIGPKAEEHRGLLYIKYPIEHGIVTDWNDMERIWQYIYGSDQLQTFSEEHPVLLTEAPLNPRRNREKAAEIFFETFNVPAFYVSIQAVLSLYATGRTTGVVLDSGDGITHTVPIYEGFAMKHGIIRLDLAGRDISRYLKLLLRKEGLNFSTSAEFEVVRAIKEKACYVALSPVKEESSDSNVYQYMLPDGNKVDIGPARFRAPEVLFHPDLIGEECEGLHEALVYSIQKSDLDVRKKLYQSIVLAGGSTLLSGFGDRLLSEIKKLAPKNMKLKILAPQERLYTTWIGGSILASLGTFRRMWVSKREFFEEGSRVIHRKTM